The Trichoderma breve strain T069 chromosome 2, whole genome shotgun sequence DNA segment ATAGCCATCTCGGCCTGCAATTTCCGAAGCTcggcttcctcgtcatcctcctcgatggccaCCTTCTTGCTAGATACGGCTTTGGGAATGTCAGCGCTGTCTTTGCAAGCTCGGACAGGTATACTTACGCTCAGCATGCGATGGCGTGGGCAACTTATGGACTGCATCTGTCAGAGGCACGTTGCCTGTGCTCAACATTTGCTCATCAACCTGCTCTTGTTGCAGATCCGCcaactctctctccagctcgtcgtcgtcaaccCCCTCGCCAATCGTGTTGGTTGTAATTACGTTGACAATTTCTTCGCTAAGCGCATTCTGTTCATTAATTTTATCCCTGTATCTTTGTCAGTTCATCGTGTCCAAGGGGGCGGTGAAATCGAAATATGAAAGAGGGCGGCAAGGCCACGTACATGATGGCATCCACCTTCTCCGGTGTCAAGCCTTGGTGGATATCCTTGATGGCTGCTGATGACTTCTCCAACACTGCCAAGGTTTCGCGGTTGATATTCGCTGACTCCATGGCGTTGATCTGCTGTTCGAGCGTTGTAATCTGCGCAATCGTCTTATCTAGCGTgccctctgccatcttcttgcgCCGTAAGGCGCCCTTGGCCACTGTTTCCATCCTTGTCAACACTACTACCCCGCTGCATCCGAATGTCTCGCAGTTTTTCATCTACGTACCTGTCTTGTTTGTGTTGACATTCTTCCTGGCAATTGCTTCCTGCTCCTCTATCTGGTTCTGGATGTGCCGCTCTCGTTTCTGCAGCATGTCAAGCTGCGACCGCAAGGCGAGGATGGCATTCTTGGCcgaatccttcttcttctgagaGGCGGCGCCGCCTCCAAACCAGCCCCACATGTTTGCGTATGAAGATGAACTTCGAGATCCGATCCTAAGAGAGAGATGCGGCGATTAAGTAGATTCGATGGACTCGA contains these protein-coding regions:
- a CDS encoding snf7 domain-containing protein translates to MWGWFGGGAASQKKKDSAKNAILALRSQLDMLQKRERHIQNQIEEQEAIARKNVNTNKTVAKGALRRKKMAEGTLDKTIAQITTLEQQINAMESANINRETLAVLEKSSAAIKDIHQGLTPEKVDAIMDKINEQNALSEEIVNVITTNTIGEGVDDDELERELADLQQEQVDEQMLSTGNVPLTDAVHKLPTPSHAEPVSSKKVAIEEDDEEAELRKLQAEMAM